The genomic stretch ATCTGGACCGCGTCGCTCACGGGGAGGACGAATATCTTCCCGTCGCCCTTCTCGCCGGTGTTGGCGGCCTCGCTGATGGCCTCGACGACGTCCTCGGCGGGGATGTCGGCGACGACACACTCGACTTTGACCTTCTGGTGGAGGTCGACGGTGTACTCCTCGCCGCGCCACTGGCCCTTCTTCGCGGGCTGGGAGCCTCGCCCCGACACGTTCGTGAC from Salinigranum halophilum encodes the following:
- a CDS encoding P-II family nitrogen regulator, whose product is MSEIEMIVAVIRPEKLGAVKKALAEVGAPSLTVTNVSGRGSQPAKKGQWRGEEYTVDLHQKVKVECVVADIPAEDVVEAISEAANTGEKGDGKIFVLPVSDAVQ